From Trichoderma atroviride chromosome 1, complete sequence, one genomic window encodes:
- a CDS encoding uncharacterized protein (EggNog:ENOG41~SECRETED:SignalP(1-19)), whose protein sequence is MVSITTVISALCLAITTSAAPTEPETRAAALFTGSMTYYEVGLGACGQTNSDSELVVAVSHSLYDREHPCGRNIRIHYEGRSVDVKVVDRCTGCAEDDLDLSPTAFQQVIGPLSIGRATATWEWI, encoded by the coding sequence ATGGTTTCTATTACTACCGTCATTTCTGCGCTTtgcctcgccatcaccacttCCGCTGCTCCCACCGAACCAGAGACTCGAGCAGCTGCCCTCTTCACCGGCTCCATGACCTACTACGAAGTTGGCCTCGGCGCCTGTGGACAAACCAACAGCGACTCcgagctcgtcgtcgccgtgtCTCACTCCCTTTATGACCGCGAGCACCCCTGCGGCCGCAACATCCGCATCCACTACGAGGGCAGGTCTGTGGACGTCAAGGTTGTCGACCGCTGCACCGGCTGTGCTGAAGATGACCTTGACCTCTCTCCTACGGCCTTCCAACAAGTTATTGGACCACTCAGCATTGGCCGCGCCACTGCCACCTGGGAGTGGATTTGA
- a CDS encoding uncharacterized protein (EggNog:ENOG41) → MGSKNEPAFVLSSVTDISTVEKHLASLRALLQHCINDEPDISSLGFLAPLADHTADSYWLELMPTVTGPLATTTLLIATPAGSDKIVATVQLARMPKETHTFKGEVRKLMVHPDYRRHGLGKCMMDEVERVAREEFALEMLLLDTSKETPAREFYLKTGWTEWGICPNYAKSSSGVKHDCCFFVKDLV, encoded by the coding sequence ATGGGTAGCAAAAACGAGCCTGCGTTCGTCTTGTCCTCCGTGACAGATATTTCGACTGTGGAGAAGCATCTCGCCTCGCTCCGGGCCCTTCTTCAGCACTGCATCAATGATGAGCCCGACATCTCGTCCCTTGGGTTCCTGGCGCCGCTCGCCGACCACACGGCAGACAGTTACTGGCTCGAGCTCATGCCCACGGTGACGGGACCACTCGCTACGACCACGCTGCTCATAGCGACACCAGCTGGAAGTGACAAGATCGTTGCTACGGTGCAGTTGGCGAGGATGCCAAAGGAAACACACACTTTCAAGGGTGAGGTTCGGAAGCTGATGGTGCATCCTGACTATCGGCGGCATGGGCTGGGGAAGTGCATGATGGACGAGGTGGAAAGGGTTGCGCGAGAAGAGTTTGCACTGGAGATGCTGTTGTTGGATACGTCCAAGGAGACGCCGGCGAGGGAGTTCTACTTGAAGACTGGATGGACAGAATGGGGGATTTGCCCCAACTATGCAAAGTCGTCGAGTGGAGTCAAGCACGACTGCTGTTTTTTTGTGAAAGACCTGGTGTAG
- a CDS encoding uncharacterized protein (TransMembrane:7 (o79-100i112-131o151-172i179-197o209-229i241-261o281-298i)) encodes MASPSSTDSLRKRRPSNSLLSAVKHAEQKVEQKLLLLWDDLPAWRRDNAFILSGYRPIRPSYAESARSLFYLHNEFVNIWSHLAGAIVAIITATWLYLVIHPRYETANSSDVLVFACFFGSAVVCLGMSATYHALTDHSQEIARWGNKLDYTGIVALIVGSYVPTLYYGFFCHPILMTGYLYLICILGIGCVAVSWVDKFRTPAWRPYRAMMFISLGLSGIIPICHGFLKFGYQSLEDRMSLSWVVMQGLMYIFGAVLYAARWPERVYPGAFDIWGSSHQIFHMFVLFAAATHFYGMTKAFDHHHAGMGSQCL; translated from the exons ATGGCCTCACCCTCATCCACAGACTCCCTCCGCAAACGCCGCCCCTCCAACTCGCTCCTCTCAGCCGTCAAGCACGCTGAGCAAAAAGTCGAGCAaaagctcctcctcctctgggACGACCTCCCCGCCTGGCGCCGCGACAACGCCTTCATCCTCTCCGGCTACCGGCCCATCCGCCCGTCCTACGCCGAGTCCGCCCGCTCGCTCTTCTACCTGCACAACGAATTCGTCAACATCTGGTCGCATCTCGCCGGGGCCAtcgttgccatcatcacggcGACGTGGCTGTATCTCGTGATTCATCCGCGCTATGAGACGGCCAATTCGTCGGATGTGCTGGTCTTTGCGTGCTTCTTTGGCAGTGCCGTGGTGTGTCTCGGCATGAGCGCCACGTATCATGCTTTGACGGATCATAGCCAGGAGATTGCCAGATGGGGAAATAAATTAGACTACACGGGCATCGTGGCCTTGATTGTGGGAAGCTACGTGCCGACGCTGTACTATGGCTTCTTTTGCCATCCTATCCTGATGACGGGATATCTGTATCTG ATATGTATCCTCGGTATTGGATGCGTAGCCGTCTCCTGGGTCGACAAATTCAGAACCCCCGCCTGGAGACCCTACCGTGCCATGATGTTCATCAGCCTAGGCCTCTCAGGCATCATCCCAATCTGCCACGGCTTCCTCAAATTCGGCTACCAGTCTCTCGAAGATAGAATGAGCCTCAGCTGGGTCGTCATGCAAGGCCTCATGTACATATTTGGCGCAGTCCTCTATGCG GCTCGCTGGCCAGAGAGAGTCTATCCTGGAGCTTTTGACATCTGGGGCAGCTCCCATCAGATATTCCACATGTTTGTCCTCTTTGCGGCGGCCACGCACTTTTACGGCATGACAAAAGCGTTTGATCACCATCATGCGGGCATGGGTTCCCAGTGTTTGTAG
- a CDS encoding uncharacterized protein (EggNog:ENOG41), which produces MGGANREGGKAKPLKAPKKQNKDLDDDDLAYLEKKKADEKARKDLVAKAGGRGPLNTGTQGIKKSGKK; this is translated from the exons ATGGGTGGTGCTAACCGAGAAG GCGGCAAGGCGAAGCCCTTAAAGGCCCCGAAGAAGCAGAACAAGGACCTCGACGATGACGACCTGGCATAtctcgagaagaagaaggctg ACGAGAAGGCGCGCAAGGACCTCGTTGCCAAGGCCGGCGGCAGAGGCCCTCTGAACACTGGCACCCAGGGCATCAAGAAGAGCGGTAAGAAATAG